The Toxorhynchites rutilus septentrionalis strain SRP chromosome 3, ASM2978413v1, whole genome shotgun sequence genome includes a region encoding these proteins:
- the LOC129779986 gene encoding uncharacterized protein LOC129779986, translating to MMIWIAFILVAVASADLTENRQASLKVLDQLRAAIPDYQNAQDSAIVRISDAKQNTSTTLSNFYHSVFEIKTTSLVNILEEEVETISYGARVDDWCWESNIPMLEGIMSWVGNDFSECTRQLDDSIADVIASIYKRFQGDEQEIKKFGLLEVFLRRNIINNPQAIVEAINQLKFDLGSFIPELEKVIVQFEHDLVAKLPGYSGCLTSRVNQRKRQIDQLKDETERCLKEQKMHN from the exons ATGATGATCTGGATAGCTTTCATTCTCGTGGCCGTTGCA AGCGCCGATCTGACCGAAAACCGCCAAGCTTCTTTGAAAGTACTGGATCAGCTTCGTGCCGCCATCCCCGACTATCAGAATGCTCAAGATTCGGCCATTGTGCGGATATCCGATGCGAAACAGAACACTTCAACCACATTGAGCAATTTCTATCACAGCGTGTTTGAAATAAAAACGACATCGCTGGTGAACATCCTGGAAGAGGAGGTTGAAACAATATCTTACGGAGCGAGAGTCGACGACTGGTGCTGGGAAAGCAACATCCCGATGCTCGAAGGTATCATGAGTTGGGTTGGAAATGACTTCAGCGAATGCACTCGACAACTGGATGATTCGATAGCTGATGTGATCGCCAGTATCTACAAACGTTTTCAGGGCGATGAACAAGAAATCAAAAAATTTGGATTACTTGAAGTTTTTCTGAGAAGAAACATCATCAACAATCCACAGGCCATCGTTGAGGCCATCAATCAGCTGAAGTTCGATTTGGGTAGCTTCATTCCCGAGTTAGAGAAGGTGATTGTGCAATTCGAGCATGATTTAGTGGCTAAATTACCAGGCTACTCTGGCTGTCTTACCAGCCGAGTCAATCAACGCAAACGTCAGATTGACCAATTGAAGGATGAAACTGAAAGATGTCTGAAAGAGCAAAAGATGCATAACTAA